Genomic segment of Oncorhynchus nerka isolate Pitt River linkage group LG10, Oner_Uvic_2.0, whole genome shotgun sequence:
AAAGTAAAAAATCTTACTGCAGTGCCGTGAAAAAGTTTGTCCCTTTGCTgtttttctctatttttgcatatttcTGATACCGAATGTTATCAgctcttcaaccaaaacctaatattagataaagggaacctgagtgtacaaataacacaaaaatatgatatttaatttatttaataaacattatgcaacacccaatgccccgTGTGAAAAATAATTTGCCCCCTTACACCCAATAACTGGTACTGTCACCTTGAGCATTTGTTGGTTTTCGAGCATGAACTGCTCATTGCAGGTCCTGTTACATCTCAATCTGGTTTAGGTCTGGATGACTAGGCCATTCTAAAACTTTTACATGTGTTGACTgacttgtgtgttttggatcattgtcatgctgcatGAACCAGCtgtgcttcagctcacagacagatggcctgacattctcctgtagaattctctgatacagagcacaATTCAAGGTTCCGTCAATAAtggcaagtcgtccaggtccgGATGGAGAAATGCATCCCCAacccatcacactaccaccactgttCTTGACTGTTGGTAGGatgttcttactgtggaatgcagtgtttggtttttgcCAGACATAGTGGGACCCATGTCATTCAAAAAGTAAACTCAAGTTTGCCAAAAATCCCCTGGATGCACCTGGATGGTCATAAAGACTCGgggaagaatgttctatggacagatgagtcaaaagtATAACCTTTTGGACGACATGGGTCCTGTTATGGACAGGGATTTTTCTGCTGCCTAAAAAAACAACTTGTGAACAACTAAAACCAGATAGAAAGTAtgtcaaaaaatatataatggACCTGTacataaaacattaagaacacctgctctttccatgttctagactgaccaggtgaaagctattatcccttattgatgtcacttgttaaatccacttcaatcagtgtagatgaaggggaggagacgggttaaagattaTTTTTTTAGACATGGATTgtgaatgtgtgccattcagagggtgattgggcaagacaaaagattgaactgcctttgaacggggtatggtagtaggtgccaggtgcactggtttgtgtcaagaactgcaacgctgctgggcttttcactcaacagtttcctgtgtgtatcaagaatggtccaccacccaaaggacatccagccaacttgacacaactgtgggaagcaatggAGTCAACGTGGGCGGCATCCCTGTGGGAAccctttggacaccttgtagagtacattcccagatgaattgaggctgtactGAGGGCCAAATGAgaaggtgcaactcaatattatgaaggtgttcctaatgtttggtatactcaatctatattttttaataatataTTATTTGAGAATGAACAATCACCAAAATTAAAGCTAGGTAGTCAGGGAGAATGGAAAATTCCCAAGACAATGAATTTAGCAGCATTGATTTTAAGTTTGAGCAAAAGAACACAGCATTCgccatggcaaaatgcatagaattgcaggaaattagctttaaaattgCAGCATtttctctatgctccatggcaaaatgtgtagtaGAATTGCAGTAGAATCTACACCGCAAAGATGGGGGCCTCTAAAAGGTTCTCTAAAATCCAGCTGTGTCAACAGGCCGAATGCATCCATTGCCACGCACCCCACCTAATCCTctttttgatccagaaaaaacctTGATGTCTGGCGAAAACCAAAcgctgcattccacagtaagaaccgcATACCAGCGGTCAAGCATGATAGTGGTAGTgcgatgctttgctgcctcaggacctggataaCTTGCCATCcttgaaggaaccatgaattgTGCTCTGTATCAgataattctacaggagaatgtcaggccatctgtctgtgagctgaagtgcagctgggtcatgcagcaagacaatgatccaaaatacACAAGCAAGTCTACATCAGAATGGCTGAAAAGCAacaaatttgaagttttggaatggcctagttaaAGTCCAGATGTAAACCTGATTTGAGGTGGTGTGTGCCTGGACctgaaacgagcagttcatgtTCGAAAACCCAAGAATGTCTTCCTCCGcgaggcacaaccagttattgagtgtaaggaggcacaaccagttattgagtgtaaggaggcacaaccagttattgagtgtaaggaggcacaaccagttattgagtgtaaggaggcacaaccagttattgagtgtaaggaggcacaaccagttattgagtgtaaggaggcacaaccagttattgagtgtaaggaggcacaaccagttattgagtgtaaggaggcacaaccagttattgagtgtaaggaggcacaaccagttattgatgTAAGggggcacaaccagttattgagtgtagggaggcacaaccagttattgagtttAGGGAGGCAATTAGTTTTTCACCAGGGGCATTTAGTGTTGCATAACATTGAGTGTAAAAAATATGCAACAATTGAGAAAATCAGAaaaggggcaaatacttttttttttacatgaaatATGGCCTTTGAGTTGGACTCCATTTTTTTCCCTCCAACATTGTAAAGATCTGTGTAACCTCTGTGAATACATATTTTGTATGGACACATTTAGAGTTGCTACTGCACTGCTCCACTTCTGTACTGTTGAACTCACGACCCTGACCTTTACTATCATCTGTTTTAATGCAAAGTATCCTCTTTAGGATATGTTCATCATCAGAACCTCTGACTGACTAGATACTCTACTTCCTTTTCAGAGTTTTTGTGAACAGAAGCTTGGCAATGGAGAAGATTAAGTGCTTTGGTTTTGATATGGACTACACTCTGGCAGGTaggtgtacactgagtgtacaaaacattaggaacatcttcctaatattgagttgcacccccttttaccatcaaaacagcctcaattcgttggggcatggactctacaaggtgttgaaagcgttccatggggatgctggcccatgttgactcaaatgctttccacagttgtcaagttggctggatgtcctttgggtggtggaccattctcgatacacacgggaaactgttgagcgtgaaaaacccagcagcgttgcagttcttgacacactttaAACGCATGCAAATGggacctactaccacctactaccacaggCAATTAAATATTTTGTCACCCTCTAAATggtacacacacaatccatgtctcaaggcttaaaaaccctTATCtaacctttctcctccccttcatctacactgactgatgtagcatcaataagggatcatagctttcacctggtcagtctacctCATGGAAattgcaggtgttcctaatgttttgtgtactcagtgtgtgtgtgtgtgtgttttatgtgtacTGACAATGTGTGCGTGTTTAGAATGTGTACAGTCGcctgctcaaatcaaatcaaagtttattggttgcgtacacagatttgcagatgttgtCGCAGGTGcggtgaaatgcttgtgttgaTACAGCAGCTTACTCCCTTGCATGTAGGAGGTCTCGATATAGCCTAGAATCTCAATTGGGCCAGCTCTGCTTTTTGTGACACGTGTAGCCTGGATGACATTGTTTGTACCTTACGCATACGTCACCATCTCAACCagtacccccaccccccaccccactccACTGCCCTCCTTTGGGTCTCTGAAGGATAACTGTAACCCAAGCGGCTCACATCCGCCTGTTTATAGAGCCCAGTCATCGTCCCATAAACAAGTGCTGCTAAGGGGTTGTGTTTCCACACAGTGAGTGGGGAGAAACAACccctgggggaggggggagggggctgTGGGAGTAGCGCCAGGAACTAAAGGGTTTTTGACATGCCAACCGCTACAGGTCATTTGCTTCTATAGCCACTATCTGCAGTGCAGTCGAAGCACTCTTAGTGAGTTAGTGGGTCGTGTGTGTCGTGTATGTGCTTACATGTGTTCTGGATGTGCACGTTATTCACTTAACATACCCATACCCGATTCATTTCAACTGTCCACAGAGGCCACGTGTAAATCCCTCCATATGTTCCAGTGTGTAGGCCCTATCTTGCTTTGTCAGTCTCGCCACAtaaatctgtctccctctctatgaACACAGAGAGACCGCATTGTAGCTCTCTCCCAGTGAGTATATCACCCTGTACTACAGTAACTGTTTCCCTCTCCCTGCTTACTGCAGTGTATAAATCACCTGAGTACGAGTCGCTGGGATTTGACCTGACCGTGGAACGTCTCGTCCACATCGGTTACCCACAGGAGCTGCTCAACTTTGTCTACGACCCCGCTTTCCCCACCAGGTCCGTCTGACATCACACGTTCATATCGGTTATTTGTAAGGCCAGATGGAATTCTTATGAATACCATTATAGAgttgtctttgatttggtcaatTATAATTATTTCTTTGTTTTCTAACAGTACTTGGTTTGAACTGATTTCATTTCACAAAtatatgatttaaaaaataacttgGGGTCTTGAGGAAAATACTCCCTTTCAGTCTGGCCCCGGTTAAAAGTTACACATCTTAGTTAGTAAGCCTTTTTAGAGATGATGGCTCCCATCTCACACACATATAAACGGTTCTGACAAGTTGTCCTACCACCCTCTGGTTCCAGAGGCCTGTTGTTTGACACAATGCACGGGAATCTGCTCAAGGTCGACGCATACGGCAACATCCTGGTCTGTGCCCACGGCTTCAACTTCATGAGGGGGTGAGTTCTGCTGCTCGTAATGATATCACCCTCACACTAAACATTTACCATGTGTTCATGCCAAGTACCCTCATATTGCACATACACACAGCGTATAGTCATATCATACTCATTTAATCACTCTGTTCCTTTAGGCCTGAGATCAGGGAGATGTACCCCAACAAGTTTATCCAGCGTGGAGACACTGACCGCTTCTACATTCTGAACACACTGTTCAACCTCCCAGGTGAGAGAGCAGTCTTCACCCCATTTTTTGGGGGCAAGGATCTCTCGCGACCCCACTCCAAATCTAATGACACAACCTTTCAAATCTGTCAATTTCAAATAACCTTAAATTCATAACATTTTCTAAATGAAAAGAAACCAATAAATAAAATTACTCAACATCAAAAAAATCAAATAATCTTTCTCAAAAATGTTTGTGCTCTTATTTTTTTGTTCTtacgtttaaaaaaacaaaaccgTAAAAACTATTTGGGTGACCCCACTGACCCCAACTTTGAATACCTCTGCCTGAGTGACATTCACTGAACTGTGTTCACAGTCTTGCTGATACTGCTCCAGAGTACTGCTCCAGAGTACTGCTCAAATACTCCCCTGGTTGTTGTTCCATAAGTTAGTGTTTTTTTATTTTCTGAGGAATGTCCTTTTTGCTGATGTCACATTGTTGTTTCAAATGGCCTTACCTTGCTCCCTCTTCAGAAACCTACCTCTTTGCTTGTCTGGTTGATTTCTTCACCAACTGCCCCAAATACACAAGGTGAGTGTGCTGCTCTCCCTCTGAAAACTGAATCATTTTGAATGATTATCAGATAGTTTGGGATTTCTAATTCAAGTTATTGTGGTCCCAGCTGCGAGACTGGCTTTAAGAATGGAGACCTCTTCATGTCCTACAAGAGCATGTTCCAGGATGTCCGTGATGCTGTGGACTGGGTCCACTTGAAGGTAAAACAACCTCCCTGCCTCACCCACTTCCTCTTCTAAATCCATTAAAGTATTTTTCACTGAATATGGTTATATGCACACAGTAATACCATTATTGTGAATAGTCAGATTGATATAATAGTTTGATTAaaacgtttacatgctttgcaagaacgatttccctaatcatcctgtttccatggacacTAATGGGGCTTTGAAAAATGCAGAAAATTGGCACTCAAACTAACAGCgaccatgttatttttgggaAGCTTATTTGATACTGAGTTCGGACATATAAAGTTTATGTGAAAACTAAGATGTATACTTCTCTCGCGcataagagggaggcttgcacTGCTGGTGCTGCCACATGCACAGATCAAATACACTGCTGGACCTCCGATTTAAGGGGTTTACATGTGCTAATAATTGgaaagattgctcagaaaaccaggtgttttaatgGGCGTATGCTTACTTTgattaagataagcagagtaaggtgtGTGTACATGACTATTGCCATACTCGGCCTACTGCCATAATCTGTTTTTTATATTGGGTTATTTGGGTGCATGTAAACATACTTATTGTATCTGTTATTCCTTCTATTACCTGTCTAAATGTTTTGTCGCCTGTTTTCATCAGGGATCTTTGAAAGAAAAAACGGTTGAAAACCTGGAAAAGTATGTGGTCAAGGATGTAAGTGAACTTCACATTCATTTAATTGCATCTGACACATTTTCAGTGACCTTGTCTTTTTTAACACCTGTAAACGTATCACTTCAAATGTAATATGCTGAATACACTTTTTCTTCATTAAAGGGGAAGCTCCCTCTACTCCTGAGTCGGATGAATGAAGTGGCCAAGGTGTTCCTGGCCACCAACAGTGACTACAAATACACAGAGGTGAGGCCTACCGACTGCACTGTACATAACCCCATACACAATCAATGAACATCACGTATAACGTCTCTCTGTTTATCATTTCAGAAAATAATGACATACCTGTTTGACTTCCCCCATGGTCCAAAGGTAAGAGACTGAATTGTCTTGTTTAGATTCTTGTTGCTTCCTTTCAGACCTAAGAACTCTAAGAGAAGAGGGGTTTAGGGGAGGCGGCAAGCTGCTGAAATGGAACAGAGGTtcagtgtgtatgtttgtgctGCAGGTGGGAATGCCCCATCGGCCCTGGCAGTCCTACTTTGACCTGATCTTAGTAGATGCCCGCAAACCCGTGTTCTTCGGAGAGGGGACAGTGCTACGGCAGGTCGacacagtgagtgtgtgtttgggcTCGAGTATGTGTTAAACTGTCTAGcagtgtggtgtctgtgtgtgtgcacgttttTGTGTGTTCATTTTGGCATGGCCACGATGACCTTACCAGAGTGCTTGCTGTTGCAGACCACAGGCCGGCTGAAGATTGGCACATACACAGGACCACTGCAGCACGGCATCGTGTACTCTGGAGGTAACGCACTCCTGACACATCATTTATACAGTGCAtactgaaagtattcagaccccttggctttttccacattttgttacgttacagccttgttctgaaattgattaaattgttttcccctcatcaatctacacacaataccccataatggcaaacatttttgcaaatttattataAGTAAAAAAacgatcacatttacataaatattgagaccgtttactcagtacttttttgaagcacctttggcagcaattacgagcctcgattcttcttgggtatgaggctacaagcttggcacacctgtatttggggagtttctcccattcttctctgcagatcctctcaagctctgtcgggttggatggggaacgtcgctgcacagctattttcaggtctctccagagatgtttgatcggtttcaagtctgtgctctggctggaccactcaaggactttcagagatgtcctgaagccactcctgcgttgtcttggctgtgtgcttagggtcgttgtccagtAGGAAGGTGAACCGTCTCCCCAGGTCCTAAgcactctggagaaggttttcatcaaggatctctctgtactttgctctgatcatctttccctcgatcctgactagtctccgcctctgaaaaacatccccacagcatgatgctgccaccaccgtgcttcaccgtaaggatggtgccaggttttctccagacatgacgcttggcattcaggacaaagagttcaatcttggtttcatcagaccagagaatcttgtttctaatggtctgagagtcctttcggtgccttttggcaaactccaagccggctgcatgtgccttttcctgaggagtagcttccgtctggccactctaccataaaggcccttttggtgaagtgctgcagagatggttgtccttctggaaggttctcccatctccacagaggcacTCCTGAGTTCTGTcggtgaccattgggttcttggtcacctccctgaccaaggcccttctccccggattgctcagtttggccaggcaggcagctttaggaagagtcttggtggttccaaacttcttccatttaagaatgatggaggccgctgtgttcttgggagatccaatgctgcagacattttttggtactgttccccagatctgtttctcgacacaatcctgtcttggagctctaggacaattcctttgacctcatggcttggtttttgctctgacatgcactgtcaactgtgggactttatatagacaggtgtgtgcctttccaaatcatgtacaatttaatttaccacaggtggactccaatcaagttgtagtaacatcataaagatgatcaatggaaacaggatgctcctgagctcaatttcgagtctaatagcgaagggtctgaatacttatgtaaataagatatttctgtttttcaaaaactgttttcactttgtgggtttgtgtgtagtttgatgaggatcattttttaaattgtgtcaaaagtcaaggggtctgaatactttccgaatgcactgtatatacaaatatCGTTCATAAATTAGAAATGTATTGTTGACACAAACATGTAAGTAGAGCTTCCATACTGTCTCATTTcccatgtctgtctgtagcctgtaagGATACACTCTTTAGGGGCCGGGGAATTTACAAGGAGCCAAACATCAACAGCCCTGTTCGAATactttggaaaagcattctaatCACTGATATGACATGACTAACCCTTTTCACCTATCACTATCGTGTGGTAGTTGAACCTCTAGTGATGACTCAGAGGAAGGAAACGGTCCAAAAGTATTCCAACAAGGCCTTAgttttcagttctctctctcctcacaggtTCCTCTGACATAGTGTGTGACCTGCTGGGGGCCAAAGGGAAGGACATAGTATACATTGGGGACCACATCTTTGGGGACATCCTCAAGTCCAAAAAACGCCAGGGATGGAGGACCTTCTTGGTGATCCCTGAACTCGCTCAGGAGCTGCACGTGTGGACTGACAAGAGCTGTGAGCTTAACACACCCATGTCATAGATACTGATGCTTGACAACAGTATTTAGGTATATTTGTGCGTCTTTGTGCACTGTTGTGCATATCTTACAaccgtgtgtgtttctgtgttccagCTCTGTTTGAGGAGCTCCAGTCTCTGGACATCTTCCTGGCAGAGCTCTATAAGTGAGTGTCTCTGCCTCGTCTACACAACAAACTGAACCACATCCGGCCAAAACTTAGGCTCAAGTTTGACAAACTAAATTAGGCATGGTTTTATTGACCGAATGTGCTCTatcaaaaaaaaaatcaaattaaatttatttacatgcttcgtaaacaacaggtatggactaacagtgaaatgcttacttatgggggggcccttcccaacaatgcagagagaaagaaaatagagaaataaaggaAAGTAAAACACCTAATAATAGATACACAATGAGTagcgataacttggctatatacaagggctactgagtcgatgtgcagtgaGTGGTATGagataattgaggtagatatgtacatataactgtGAATAACAGTGACGGATAGTAAACTGTAACAGCCGCGTATGAGATGAGTCAAAAAAAGTTATTGCAAttagggtcaatgcagatagtctgggtagctgTTTGGTTGGCTTGTAGGTataagctgttcagggtccttttggttccagacttggtgcattggtactATGACTTGAGTGGCTGGAGTCTGGTCATTTTTAGGGCCtccctctgacatcgcctggtatagacGTCCTGGACAGCAGGGAGctcggctccagtgatgtactgggccgtacacacaaccctctgtagtgccttgcgtttGGATGGtcacagttgccataccaagcggtgatgcagccagtcaagatgctctcagtaGTGCAATTGTAGAACTttctgaggatctgagggcccatgccaaatcttttcagccaaCTGAGGGTGAAGAGGCGTTGTcgggccctcttcacgactgggttggtgtgtttggaccatgatagatccttatgGATGTAGACACTGAGAAACTTGAACCTCTCAACCACTCCAGTACAGCCCCCTCAAtttgaatgggggtgtgctcagctctccttttcctgtagttcacgatcACCTccttttgtcttgctgacgttgagggagaggttgtcatggcatcacactgccaggtctcttacatcctccctataggccgtctcattgttgtcggtgatcaggtctaccactgttgtgtcatctgcaaacttaatgatggtgttggagttgtgcgcggccacgcagttgtgggagaacagggagtacaggaggggattaagaacacacccctgagggggccccgtgttgagggtcagtgtagtgtggctgatgtgttgttgtctaccctccccacttggtgatgagcttggagggcactatggtgttgaacgctgagctgtagtcaattaacagaattctcacgtaggtgttcatTTTGTACAAGTTGGAAAGGGcattgtggagtgcaattgagattgtgcCATCTATGGATCAATTGGGGCGGTaggcaaattagagtgggtccagggtgtctgcgatcatagtgttgatgtgagccatgaccagcatttcaaagcatttcatggctacagatgtg
This window contains:
- the nt5c2a gene encoding 5'-nucleotidase, cytosolic IIa isoform X4, which encodes MHGNLLKVDAYGNILVCAHGFNFMRGPEIREMYPNKFIQRGDTDRFYILNTLFNLPETYLFACLVDFFTNCPKYTSCETGFKNGDLFMSYKSMFQDVRDAVDWVHLKGSLKEKTVENLEKYVVKDGKLPLLLSRMNEVAKVFLATNSDYKYTEKIMTYLFDFPHGPKVGMPHRPWQSYFDLILVDARKPVFFGEGTVLRQVDTTTGRLKIGTYTGPLQHGIVYSGGSSDIVCDLLGAKGKDIVYIGDHIFGDILKSKKRQGWRTFLVIPELAQELHVWTDKSSLFEELQSLDIFLAELYKNLDSSSNERPDISSLQRRIKKVTHDMDMCYGMMGSLFRSGSRQTLFASQVMRYADLYAASFINLLYYPFSYLFRAAHVLMPHESTVEHAHVDINDTESPLATRNRHSVDLLELDCKRHQLTRSISEIQPPNLFPQTPQEITHCHDEDDDEEEEEEEDFQRSFQMELFGPHLRD
- the nt5c2a gene encoding 5'-nucleotidase, cytosolic IIa isoform X1, whose translation is MTSWSDRLQNFADLPANMDGLAMKKYRREAYHSFPRELAQYHPAMRVFVNRSLAMEKIKCFGFDMDYTLAVYKSPEYESLGFDLTVERLVHIGYPQELLNFVYDPAFPTRGLLFDTMHGNLLKVDAYGNILVCAHGFNFMRGPEIREMYPNKFIQRGDTDRFYILNTLFNLPETYLFACLVDFFTNCPKYTSCETGFKNGDLFMSYKSMFQDVRDAVDWVHLKGSLKEKTVENLEKYVVKDGKLPLLLSRMNEVAKVFLATNSDYKYTEKIMTYLFDFPHGPKVGMPHRPWQSYFDLILVDARKPVFFGEGTVLRQVDTTTGRLKIGTYTGPLQHGIVYSGGSSDIVCDLLGAKGKDIVYIGDHIFGDILKSKKRQGWRTFLVIPELAQELHVWTDKSSLFEELQSLDIFLAELYKNLDSSSNERPDISSLQRRIKKVTHDMDMCYGMMGSLFRSGSRQTLFASQVMRYADLYAASFINLLYYPFSYLFRAAHVLMPHESTVEHAHVDINDTESPLATRNRHSVDLLELDCKRHQLTRSISEIQPPNLFPQTPQEITHCHDEDDDEEEEEEEDFQRSFQMELFGPHLRD
- the nt5c2a gene encoding 5'-nucleotidase, cytosolic IIa isoform X3 is translated as MTSWSDRLQNFADLPANMDGLAMKKYRREAYHRVFVNRSLAMEKIKCFGFDMDYTLAVYKSPEYESLGFDLTVERLVHIGYPQELLNFVYDPAFPTRGLLFDTMHGNLLKVDAYGNILVCAHGFNFMRGPEIREMYPNKFIQRGDTDRFYILNTLFNLPETYLFACLVDFFTNCPKYTSCETGFKNGDLFMSYKSMFQDVRDAVDWVHLKGSLKEKTVENLEKYVVKDGKLPLLLSRMNEVAKVFLATNSDYKYTEKIMTYLFDFPHGPKVGMPHRPWQSYFDLILVDARKPVFFGEGTVLRQVDTTTGRLKIGTYTGPLQHGIVYSGGSSDIVCDLLGAKGKDIVYIGDHIFGDILKSKKRQGWRTFLVIPELAQELHVWTDKSSLFEELQSLDIFLAELYKNLDSSSNERPDISSLQRRIKKVTHDMDMCYGMMGSLFRSGSRQTLFASQVMRYADLYAASFINLLYYPFSYLFRAAHVLMPHESTVEHAHVDINDTESPLATRNRHSVDLLELDCKRHQLTRSISEIQPPNLFPQTPQEITHCHDEDDDEEEEEEEE
- the nt5c2a gene encoding 5'-nucleotidase, cytosolic IIa isoform X2, producing MTSWSDRLQNFADLPANMDGLAMKKYRREAYHRVFVNRSLAMEKIKCFGFDMDYTLAVYKSPEYESLGFDLTVERLVHIGYPQELLNFVYDPAFPTRGLLFDTMHGNLLKVDAYGNILVCAHGFNFMRGPEIREMYPNKFIQRGDTDRFYILNTLFNLPETYLFACLVDFFTNCPKYTSCETGFKNGDLFMSYKSMFQDVRDAVDWVHLKGSLKEKTVENLEKYVVKDGKLPLLLSRMNEVAKVFLATNSDYKYTEKIMTYLFDFPHGPKVGMPHRPWQSYFDLILVDARKPVFFGEGTVLRQVDTTTGRLKIGTYTGPLQHGIVYSGGSSDIVCDLLGAKGKDIVYIGDHIFGDILKSKKRQGWRTFLVIPELAQELHVWTDKSSLFEELQSLDIFLAELYKNLDSSSNERPDISSLQRRIKKVTHDMDMCYGMMGSLFRSGSRQTLFASQVMRYADLYAASFINLLYYPFSYLFRAAHVLMPHESTVEHAHVDINDTESPLATRNRHSVDLLELDCKRHQLTRSISEIQPPNLFPQTPQEITHCHDEDDDEEEEEEEDFQRSFQMELFGPHLRD